A genomic window from Vitis riparia cultivar Riparia Gloire de Montpellier isolate 1030 chromosome 18, EGFV_Vit.rip_1.0, whole genome shotgun sequence includes:
- the LOC117906091 gene encoding LOW QUALITY PROTEIN: disease resistance protein RUN1-like (The sequence of the model RefSeq protein was modified relative to this genomic sequence to represent the inferred CDS: deleted 1 base in 1 codon), whose protein sequence is MASSSTSLLASSSTTHHWKYDVFLSFRGEDTRKSFTDHLHQALCRKGIKTFIDDQLRRGEQISPALLKAIEESRFSIIIFSKNYASSSWCLDELVKILNCVKVMGQRALPVFYKVDPSHVRKQTESFAEAFAKHEQVYRANVEKVLKWREALTEAAGLSGWDSRDRHESKVIEEIVTKILNDLIDASSSNMEALVGMDSHIQDVFSLLCLDSIDVRMVGLWGMPGIGKTTIAEVVCERICNQFEGCCFLSNVREKSQKNDSIDLQIELLSQVLREGNLNTKIFNRGMNIIKDRLHSMKALIILDDVDHQQQLEDLAGNHNWFGPGSRIIITSRDKQVLNPQVDAIYEVRELKYDEARKLFCQYAFRQKFPTEDFMTLCGDALYYTKGVPLALKVLGSFLYEKSVPEWKSELDKLKQFPNKKVQNVLKTSFDGLDDNEKDIFLDVAFFYKGQDKDFVREILDSCFFFDTGIRSLLDKSLITISKNKLCMHDLLQEMGWEVVRQESIKDLGTRSRLLVHDDVNHVLTTNTGTQAVEGIVLDLSASKELNLNVDAFAKMNRLRLLRFCNCEFFGSSEYLSRKELIARADAWRRKYHGDNGCKLHLFGNFKFLSNNLRSLHWHGYPLKTLPANFYPEKLVELNMCSSQLAQLWEGNKPFEKLKFIKLCHSQLLTNTPDFSGTPKLRRLILKGCTSLVKVHPSIGALKELIFLNLEGCKKLSSFPSSIHMESLQILILSGCSKLKNFPEVQGQMENLSELYLDGTAIRGLPSSIAHLNGLVLLDLTNCKQLANLPQSICELTSLQTLTLSGCIELKKLPDDLGSLQCLVELNANGTAIQEVPPCITLLSNLRVLSFAGCKGGDSMSRNLVFSFWSSPTKYLRLPSLLGLHSLQSLNLSDCNLVEGALPSDLASLSSLKDLDLSRNSLIITVPDSLSQLSQLKKLILKHCKSLQSLPELPSSIETLECNDCTSLETFSYPLSAYALRQSGGFTFKFSNCLRMVENEHSGVLEAIVLGIQLVASIPKSLHPNKHTPCPVNQYDAIVPGNSIPEWFIHQSMGSSVTVELPPHWYNTNLMGLAACAVVDDREEYSGIIYFCVEDAGVYNTIHMHISMKADHMWFAYRSVGCLEVRSNGEFGKQSGTMTVSFRIYRMGEHLEVKKCGVRLVYEEDKKDGECSFSYPSPTTMGTLFAKSDFPLHLYSSYSNQKFKGGSG, encoded by the exons atGGCTTCTTCTTCAACCAGCCTCTTAGCTTCTTCCTCTACAACCCATCACTGGAAGTATGATGTCTTCCTTAGTTTCAGAGGTGAAGACACCCGCAAAAGCTTTACTGATCATCTTCACCAGGCGCTTTGCCGAAAAGGAATCAAGACTTTCATAGACGATCAACTCAGGAGAGGTGAACAAATATCTCCAGCACTCCTGAAGGCAATCGAAGAGTCAAGGTTTTCCATCATCATTTTCTCCAAAAACTATGCTTCTTCGAGTTGGTGTTTGGATGAACTGGTAAAGATTCTGAACTGCGTCAAAGTGATGGGACAAAGGGCTCTACCAGTTTTTTACAAAGTGGATCCCTCTCATGTAAGAAAACAAACAGAGAGTTTTGCAGAAGCATTTGCCAAGCATGAACAAGTTTACAGGGCGAATGTGGAGAAAGTGCTCAAGTGGAGAGAAGCTTTAACTGAAGCAGCC GGACTGTCTGGATGGGATTCAAGAGATAG ACATGAATCCAAGGTTATTGAGGAAATTGTTACCAAGATCCTGAATGATTTGATTGATGCATCCTCGAGCAACATGGAGGCTTTAGTTGGAATGGATTCCCATATACAGGATGTGTTTTCATTATTATGCCTTGACTCAATTGATGTTCGGATGGTAGGACTTTGGGGCATGCCTGGCATAGGTAAGACTACCATTGCCGAAGTTGTTTGTGAGAGAATTTGTAACCAATTTGAAGGTTGTTGCTTTCTTTCAAATGTTAGAGAAAAATCGcaaaaaaatgattcaattgATTTACAAATTGAACTCCTTTCACAAGTTTTAAGGGAAGGAAatctaaatacaaaaattttcaatagaggAATGAATATTATAAAGGATAGACTCCACTCCATGAAGGCCCTTATTATTCTTGATGATGTGGATCACCAACAACAATTGGAGGATTTAGCAGGAAATCATAATTGGTTTGGTCCAGGAAGTCGAATTATCATAACAAGTAGAGATAAGCAAGTGCTTAATCCTCAAGTGGATGCAATATATGAAGTTAGGGAATTAAAGTATGATGAAGCTCGTAAGCTTTTTTGCCAGTATGCATTTAGACAAAAGTTCCCTACAGAAGATTTTATGACCCTATGTGGTGATGCATTATATTATACTAAAGGGGTTCCCTTAGCCCTTAAAGTTTTGGGTTCTTTTCTATATGAAAAAAGCGTTCCCGAATGGAAGAGCGAATTGGATAAACTAAAACAATTCCCCAACAAGAAAGTTCAGAATGTGCTCAAAACAAGTTTTGACGGATTAGATGACAATGAAAAGGATATATTTCTTGATGTTGCATTCTTCTATAAAGGGCAAGACAAAGATTTTGTTAGAGAAATACTAGATAGTTGTTTCTTCTTTGACACTGGCATAAGAAGTCTTCTAGATAAGTCGCTCAtaactatttcaaaaaataagttgTGCATGCATGATTTGCTACAAGAAATGGGTTGGGAAGTTGTTCGTCAAGAATCTATCAAAGACCTCGGCACACGCAGTAGGTTACTGGTTCATGATGATGTTAATCATGTATTAACAACAAATACG GGGACTCAAGCAGTTGAAGGCATAGTCCTTGACTTGTCAGCATCTAAAGAGCTAAACCTCAATGTTGATGCCTTTGCAAAGATGAACAGATTAAGATTGCTCAGATTCTGTAATTGTGAATTTTTTGGAAGCTCTGAATATTTATCTAGGAAAGAGTTAATTGCTAGGGCTGATGCTTGGAGAAGGAAATACCATGGGGACAATGGTTGTAAATTGCATCTATTTGggaattttaaatttctctCCAACAACTTAAGATCTCTCCATTGGCATGGATACCCTTTGAAGACCCTTCCAGCAAATTTTTATCCAGAGAAGCTTGTTGAGCTAAACATGTGCTCTAGTCAGCTTGCACAATTATGGGAAGGAAACAAG CCATTTGAGAAGTTGAAATTCATCAAACTTTGCCACTCTCAACTTCTAACCAATACTCCAGACTTCTCTGGGACCCCAAAACTAAGGAGACTAATCCTCAAAGGTTGTACAAGTTTGGTGAAAGTTCACCCATCCATTGGAGCTCTTAAGGAGCTTATTTTCCTGAATTTAGAAGGCTGCAAGAAGCTCAGTAGTTTCCCAAGCAGCATCCATATGGAGTCTCTTCAAATTCTTATTCTCTCTGGCTGCTCAAAACTCAAGAATTTTCCAGAGGTCCAAGGGCAAATGGAAAATTTATCAGAGCTTTATTTAGATGGGACTGCTATCAGAGGGCTACCTTCATCAATTGCACATCTTAATGGGCTTGTTTTGTTGGATTTGACCAATTGTAAACAACTTGCAAATCTTCCACAAAGCATTTGTGAGCTGACATCTCTTCAGACTCTTACTCTCTCTGGTTGCATCGAACTGAAGAAATTGCCAGATGACTTGGGGAGCCTACAATGTTTAGTAGAGCTCAATGCAAATGGAACTGCTATACAAGAGGTACCTCCCTGTATTACTCTTTTGTCAAACCTTCGAGTATTATCATTTGCAGGATGTAAGGGAGGGGATTCTATGTCACGGAATTTGGTTTTCTCTTTCTGGTCATCACCAACAAAATACTTGCGACTGCCTTCTTTGTTGGGTTTACACTCCTTGCAAAGTTTGAATTTAAGTGACTGCAACCTCGTGGAAGGAGCACTGCCCAGTGACCTCGCATCCCTATCTTCATTGAAAGATTTAGATCTGAGCAGAAACAGTTTGATCATTACCGTGCCTGATAGCCTCAGTCAACTTTCTCAGCTCAAAAAGCTGATACTGAAGCACTGCAAGAGTCTTCAATCATTGCCAGAGCTTCCATCAAGTATTGAAACTCTAGAGTGCAATGATTGCACGTCCCTGGAAACCTTCTCATATCCATTAAGTGCATATGCATTGAGGCAGTCAGGAGGGTTCacctttaaattttctaattgctTGCGAATGGTGGAGAATGAGCACAGTGGCGTTCTGGAAGCTATCGTACTGGGAATTCAGCTTGTTGCATCAATACCGAAATCCCTGCATCCAAATAAG CATACCCCTTGTCCAGTTAATCAGTATGATGCTATTGTTCCTGGAAATAGCATTCCAGAGTGGTTCATCCATCAGAGCATGGGCTCTTCAGTAACAGTCGAGCTGCCTCCACATTGGTATAATACCAATTTGATGGGATTGGCTGCTTGTGCTGTTGTAGACGACAGGGAAGAGTACTCGggcattatatatttttgtgtcGAAGATGCTGGTGTGTATAACACGATTCACATGCATATTTCAATGAAAGCTGACCACATGTGGTTTGCGTATCGATCAGTTGGCTGCCTAGAAGTTAGAAGCAATGGTGAGTTCGGAAAGCAGAGCGGCACCATGACAGTTTCATTTCGTATATATCGCATGGGGGAGCACCTAGAGGTGAAAAAGTGTGGGGTTCGTCTGGTGTATGAGGAAGACAAGAAAGATGGGGAATGCAGCTTCTCTTATCCTTCTCCCACCACCATGGGCACTCTCTTTGCCAAATCCGACTTCCCCCTCCATCTCTATTCCTCCT ATTCCAATCAAAAGTTTAAAGGTGGTTCGGGTTGA